A genomic region of Dermacentor andersoni chromosome 9, qqDerAnde1_hic_scaffold, whole genome shotgun sequence contains the following coding sequences:
- the LOC140213339 gene encoding uncharacterized protein: MGPQAEDIFKTFKLEPGDQKFEVVLQEYEAYFVPRRNIIYERVKFNTRTQQDGESVEDFATALHALASTCDYGELREDLIRDRLVVGLQDRKISRALQLDPDLKLQKALLVARQHETVNQQQADIHRVREQEVHRIQSQSGTRQVGKNALPPESGNNVPKPCGWCGRSRHSRASCPAKDAVCRKCDKKGHFEAVCRSTRAVRNVENRTEEPGFLGVASHSSAYRWEVPILVESSNVVFKIDTGADETVIPAELFTRIFPAIKLQPAKRRLQGPDGKSLAISGMAAMNMTFAGTSSREDVYVLQGLRTPLLGKPAIERLCVIPQINVVKKLDPVSDFPQVFQGLGTFKEECDLKLNRKQSLSRCRPHVESPCLCSKKQDKSSSGCKH; the protein is encoded by the coding sequence ATGGGACCTCAAGCCGAGGATATCTTCAAAACGTTCAAGCTTGAGCCCGGCGACCAGAAGTTTGAGGTCGTACTGCAAGAGTACGAGGCCTACTTTGTTCCTCGACGGAACATCATTTATGAAAGGGTGAAGTTTAACACCCGAACGCAACAAGACGGCGAATCCGTCGAGGATTTTGCCACTGCACTGCACGCGCTGGCTTCCACGTGTGACTACGGGGAGCTGCGGGAGGATTTAATTCGAGATCGTCTCGTGGTGGGTCTCCAAGACCGTAAGATCTCGAGAGCTTTGCAACTCGATCCGGACCTAAAACTACAGAAAGCGTTGTTGGTGGCACGACAGCACGAGACCGTCAACCAACAGCAGGCAGATATTCACCGCGTGCGAGAACAAGAAGTTCACCGAATACAATCCCAGAGCGGTACGCGACAAGTTGGGAAAAACGCGCTTCCGCCTGAAAGTGGAAACAACGTTCCCAAACCATGCGGCTGGTGCGGAAGAAGCAGGCACAGTCGAGCGTCCTGTCCAGCGAAAGATGCAGTCTGCAGAAAGTGCGACAAAAAAGGACACTTCGAAGCGGTTTGCCGATCAACCAGAGCTGTCAGGAACGTCGAAAACCGGACCGAGGAACCAGGCTTCCTCGGAGTCGCGTCCCATTCATCCGCTTACAGGTGGGAGGTTCCCATTCTTGTTGAATCCTCGAATGTGGTATTTAAAATAGATACTGGAGCGGACGAAACGGTCATTCCGGCGGAGCTCTTCACTCGCATCTTTCCCGCCATAAAACTTCAACCAGCAAAGCGTCGGCTTCAGGGGCCTGATGGTAAATCCCTTGCCATATCTGGTATGGCTGCCATGAATATGACATTTGCAGGAACGAGCAGCCGCGAGGACGTGTACGTACTTCAAGGCCTCCGAACCCCTCTTCTTGGGAAACCAGCGATAGAAAGGCTCTGCGTAATACCACAAATCAACGTAGTGAAGAAACTGGACCCCGTATCTGATTTTCCACAAGTGTTCCAGGGACTGGGGACCTTCAAAGAAGAGTGCGACCTCAAGTTGAATCGGAAGCAAAGCCTTTCGCGCTGTCGTCCCCACGTAGAGTCCCCCTGCCTTTGTTCGAAAAAACAAGACAAGAGCTCGAGCGGATGCAAGCACTAG